A stretch of the Elephas maximus indicus isolate mEleMax1 chromosome 3, mEleMax1 primary haplotype, whole genome shotgun sequence genome encodes the following:
- the AUNIP gene encoding aurora kinase A and ninein-interacting protein: protein MRRRGPEEEACGVWLDAAALKRRKAQTYLIKSGIKMLTLFPGERKAKISFTQRSTPPAGIRQTSIASFFTLRPGKTSDGNQTSISSHRESQTDKESKKDATQLEHFLHGLHDDCMAAPLATSTPADIQDTGFCPQSHQETSGPPRLETPVLTALSLPDTPVCAGERKASLAFSFTQDWESSCLPDQKEDKGEEDSSGNREGLQRSKKNKYQDIERDVKLHGGKCHQPLDRTKLESKVSAKENRRAPRTQPYRDSRSGENTVSAKQSPCPVSLFSWDSERRDKDSWSQLFSADSQGQRVIAHNPRAPFRDVTNDQNQGLQQAPNSPQAWCQDGPAQLNLQANWLFTQDSEVHALACRQDGCTFLIGRQKHLR, encoded by the exons ACGTATCTAATCAAATCTGGCATCAAAATGCTAACACTCTTTCCAGGAGAGAGGAAGGCTAAGATTTCTTTTACTCAAAGAAGTACTCCACCTGCAGGCATCCGGCAGACCAGCATCGCTTCCTTCTTCACCTTGCGGCCAG gaAAGACCAGTGATGGTAATCAGACAAGCATTTCCTCTCATAGAGAAAGTCAGACCGACAAAGAGTCTAAGAAAGATGCAACCCAGCTGGAGCATTTTCTCCACGGCTTGCATGATGATTGTATGGCAGCCCCTTTAGCCACTTCAACCCCTGCAGACATCCAGGACACTGGATTTTGTCCTCAGTCCCACCAGGAGACTTCTGGTCCCCCCAGACTGGAAACCCCAGTTTTGACTGCGCTGTCTTTGCCTGACACTCCAGTCTGTGCTGGAGAGAGGAAAGCCTCACTGGCTTTTTCCTTCACCCAGGACTGGGAAAGTTCTTGTTTGCCGGACCAAAAGGAGGACAAGGGAGAGGAAGATTCTTCTGGGAATAGGGAAGGGCTTCAGAGATCTAAGAAAAATAAGTATCAGGACATTGAGAGAGATGTGAAACTGCATGGGGGCAAATGCCATCAGCCCTTGGACAGGACTAAATTGGAAAGCAAGGTATCTGCCAAAGAGAACAGGCGGGCCCCTCGCACTCAGCCTTACAGGGATTCCCGGAGTGGAGAAAACACAGTGTCAGCAAAGCAAAGCCCCTGTCCCGTATCTCTGTTTTCCTGGGACAGTGAAAGGAGAGACAAGGACTCCTGGAGTCAGCTTTTCAGTGCCGATTCTCAGGGCCAGCGGGTCATTGCCCACAACCCTAGAGCTCCTTTCCGAGATGTCACCAACGACCAGAATCAGGGTTTACAGCAGGCTCCTAACAGCCCTCAGGCTTGGTGCCAGGATGGGCCCGCTCAGTTAAATCTGCAGGCTAATTGGCTCTTTACCCAGGACTCTGAAG TCCATGCTCTAGCCTGTCGGCAAGATGGCTGCACATTTCTAATTGGGAGGCAGAAACATCTGCGGTGA